The Pseudomonas kermanshahensis genome includes a window with the following:
- a CDS encoding response regulator yields MQAKVYVVDDDQGMRDSTVWLLQSVGLEALSFASGQAFLDACIDDGPACVLLDVRMPGLGGLAVQQLMKERGLDLPVIFVSGHADVPIVVRAFKAGACDFIEKPYSDQLLLDSVQAALERAGRARQSDQALAQVQARVDGLTPRERDVFVPLAQGLNNREIAERLGVSVKTVDLYRGRVMKRLQAGSLAELVGMAIACGVVPALM; encoded by the coding sequence GTGCAAGCGAAGGTGTATGTGGTCGACGACGACCAGGGCATGCGTGATTCCACGGTCTGGCTGCTGCAGTCGGTGGGGCTCGAGGCCCTGTCGTTTGCCAGTGGGCAGGCGTTTCTGGACGCGTGCATCGATGACGGCCCGGCCTGTGTGCTGTTGGATGTGCGCATGCCTGGGCTGGGCGGGCTCGCGGTGCAGCAGTTGATGAAGGAACGGGGCCTGGACCTGCCGGTGATCTTTGTCAGTGGCCATGCCGACGTGCCGATCGTGGTTAGGGCGTTCAAGGCGGGTGCCTGCGATTTCATCGAGAAACCCTATAGCGACCAGTTGCTGCTCGACAGTGTGCAGGCGGCATTGGAGCGGGCAGGGCGCGCGCGTCAGAGCGACCAGGCGTTGGCCCAGGTTCAGGCGCGGGTCGATGGCCTGACGCCGCGTGAGCGCGATGTGTTCGTGCCGTTGGCCCAAGGCTTGAACAACCGTGAGATCGCCGAGCGCCTCGGGGTTAGCGTGAAGACCGTTGACCTGTACCGGGGGCGGGTGATGAAACGGCTGCAAGCAGGAAGCCTGGCGGAACTGGTAGGCATGGCGATCGCCTGCGGCGTGGTGCCAGCATTGATGTAG